The Lysobacter panacisoli genome includes a window with the following:
- a CDS encoding DUF885 domain-containing protein, translated as MKPLVLAVALALAAPLPALAAHAAAKPAAAAAKPAPAWVATSNEYAQILIKAQAEFAPEQMSFLGVPGYDERIADFKPDNSKRFRDATAKAKAGLQAKLATERDPNVRQDLEIMIQAADDSIETSALNERLTLPWNDVPQVIFTGLRALLSDQTPPERRAYALERLKNYVGQGKETTPITELAMARYTERAKDGALLRPTRLEVEQALGNIDTYGAGIRKLFAQHKVAGADAALAALDAQLKAYGQWARTTVLPEARTDTKLPPELYANQLKQFGIDIDPALLVRRAQVEFMETRAAMAQLAPLVAKDKGLKVADPHDYVAVIRALKQDNMPNDQLESRYRTVIDAIDPIIRKERIVDVPNRPMVMRLGTEAESAAQSAPHFLPAPLVGNTGQQGQFVLPVSVPTADGKALQYDDFNFDAVRWTLSAHEGRPGHELQFTAMVERGVSLARTMFAFNSVNVEGWALYAEAEMVPYEPLDGQLIALQFRLMRAARAMLDPMLNLGQIDREAAGRILRDKVGLSEAMTKQELDRYTFNAPGQAGSYFYGYTRILELRMETEVALGEKFDRLAFNNFLLDQGLLPPDQLAKAVRETFVPAQRSRK; from the coding sequence ATGAAGCCTCTCGTCCTTGCCGTCGCCCTCGCGCTGGCCGCCCCGTTGCCCGCCCTCGCCGCCCACGCGGCCGCCAAGCCCGCCGCCGCCGCGGCGAAGCCCGCGCCGGCATGGGTGGCCACCAGCAACGAGTACGCGCAGATCCTGATCAAGGCCCAGGCCGAGTTCGCGCCGGAGCAAATGTCCTTCCTCGGCGTGCCCGGCTACGACGAGCGCATCGCCGACTTCAAGCCCGACAACAGCAAGCGATTCCGCGACGCCACCGCGAAGGCCAAGGCCGGACTGCAGGCCAAACTCGCCACAGAACGCGACCCGAACGTGCGCCAGGACCTGGAGATCATGATCCAGGCCGCCGACGACAGCATCGAGACCAGCGCGCTCAACGAGCGCCTGACCCTGCCGTGGAACGACGTGCCGCAGGTCATCTTCACCGGTCTGCGCGCGCTGCTGTCCGACCAGACGCCGCCGGAGCGCCGCGCATATGCGCTGGAACGCCTGAAGAACTACGTCGGCCAAGGCAAGGAAACCACGCCGATCACCGAGCTGGCGATGGCCCGCTACACCGAACGCGCGAAGGACGGCGCGCTGCTGCGTCCGACCAGGCTGGAGGTCGAACAGGCGCTGGGCAACATCGACACCTACGGCGCAGGCATCCGCAAGCTGTTCGCGCAGCACAAGGTGGCCGGTGCCGACGCCGCGCTGGCGGCGCTGGACGCGCAGCTGAAGGCGTACGGCCAGTGGGCGCGCACCACGGTCCTGCCGGAAGCGCGCACCGACACGAAGCTGCCGCCGGAGCTGTACGCCAACCAGCTCAAGCAGTTCGGCATCGACATCGATCCGGCGCTGCTGGTGCGCCGTGCGCAGGTCGAGTTCATGGAGACGCGCGCGGCGATGGCGCAGCTCGCTCCGCTGGTGGCGAAGGACAAGGGCCTGAAGGTCGCCGATCCGCACGATTACGTGGCCGTGATCCGCGCGCTCAAGCAGGACAACATGCCCAACGACCAGCTCGAGTCGCGCTACCGCACGGTGATCGACGCGATCGATCCGATCATCCGCAAGGAGCGCATCGTCGACGTGCCGAACCGCCCGATGGTGATGCGCCTGGGTACCGAAGCGGAGTCCGCCGCGCAGTCCGCGCCGCACTTCCTGCCGGCGCCGTTGGTCGGCAACACGGGCCAGCAGGGCCAGTTCGTGCTGCCGGTGTCAGTGCCGACCGCCGACGGCAAGGCGCTGCAGTACGACGACTTCAACTTCGACGCGGTGCGCTGGACGCTGTCCGCGCATGAAGGCCGTCCGGGCCACGAACTGCAGTTCACCGCGATGGTCGAGCGCGGCGTCTCGCTGGCGCGCACGATGTTCGCGTTCAACTCGGTCAACGTCGAAGGCTGGGCGCTGTACGCCGAAGCCGAGATGGTTCCGTACGAGCCGCTCGACGGCCAGCTGATCGCGCTGCAGTTCCGCCTGATGCGCGCCGCACGCGCGATGCTCGACCCGATGCTCAACCTGGGCCAGATCGATCGCGAGGCGGCCGGCCGCATCCTGCGCGACAAAGTCGGCCTGTCGGAGGCGATGACCAAGCAGGAGCTGGACCGCTATACGTTCAACGCCCCGGGCCAGGCCGGCAGCTACTTCTACGGCTACACCCGCATCCTCGAGCTGCGCATGGAGACGGAAGTCGCGCTGGGCGAGAAGTTCGACCGCCTCGCGTTCAACAACTTCCTGCTCGACCAGGGCCTGCTGCCGCCGGACCAGCTGGCCAAGGCCGTGCGCGAGACCTTCGTGCCGGCGCAGCGCAGCCGCAAGTAA
- a CDS encoding 2OG-Fe(II) oxygenase: MSAVPVSAVPSSLALLNPAVVAQAEAWRERFASAQPFRHVVIDDFFDADYAQALLRTFPAFERGNYIGDDGRPGGKSTLDRIRGLGPEFAALDDAIQNRPFLDLVGRITDIPELIYDPFYLGGGTHENRHGAALDPHIDFNYHPSERWHRRLNLIVYLNHEWQHEWGGSLELFRDPYADRTPSVSVVPAFNRCVIFETTEHSWHAFDPIQLPEDKRDLSRKSVALYFYSKDRPVEQTAGRHTTHYVKRQLPAHLHAGHALSEHDIHELQGLLQQRDAYIRDQQEEIAKLLQAQDSGLAGKFLYLAKRLYVRSRR; this comes from the coding sequence ATGTCCGCCGTACCCGTGTCCGCCGTGCCTTCTTCGCTCGCCCTGCTCAATCCCGCCGTCGTCGCCCAGGCCGAAGCCTGGCGCGAGCGCTTCGCCAGCGCCCAGCCGTTCCGCCATGTGGTGATCGACGACTTCTTCGACGCCGACTACGCGCAGGCGCTGCTGCGCACGTTCCCGGCGTTCGAGCGCGGCAATTACATCGGCGACGACGGGCGTCCCGGCGGCAAGTCGACGCTGGACCGCATCCGCGGCCTCGGCCCGGAATTCGCGGCGCTCGACGACGCCATCCAGAATCGGCCGTTCCTCGATCTGGTCGGCCGCATCACCGACATCCCCGAGCTGATCTACGACCCGTTCTACCTCGGTGGCGGCACGCACGAGAACCGTCATGGCGCGGCGCTCGATCCGCACATCGACTTCAACTACCACCCCAGCGAGCGCTGGCATCGCCGGCTCAACCTGATCGTCTACCTCAACCACGAATGGCAGCACGAGTGGGGCGGTTCGCTGGAGCTGTTCCGCGATCCCTACGCCGACCGCACGCCGTCAGTGTCGGTGGTGCCGGCGTTCAACCGTTGTGTGATCTTCGAGACCACCGAGCACAGCTGGCACGCGTTCGATCCGATCCAGCTGCCCGAAGACAAGCGCGACCTCAGTCGCAAGTCGGTCGCGCTGTACTTCTACAGCAAGGACCGCCCGGTCGAGCAGACCGCCGGCCGCCACACCACGCACTACGTCAAGCGCCAGTTGCCGGCGCACCTGCACGCCGGCCACGCGCTGAGCGAGCACGACATCCACGAACTGCAGGGCCTGCTGCAACAACGCGATGCCTACATCCGCGACCAGCAGGAAGAGATCGCGAAACTGCTGCAGGCGCAGGACAGTGGTCTCGCCGGCAAGTTCCTGTACCTGGCCAAGCGCCTGTATGTGCGTTCGCGGCGCTGA
- a CDS encoding TIGR00645 family protein, producing MSETRSSPLNPLPSLIFSSRWLQLPLYLGLIVAQGVYVVLFIKELWHLISHATTLSEQLIMLAVLGLIDVVMISNLLVMVIVGGYETFVSRLRLEGHPDQPEWLSHVNASVLKVKLAMAIIGISSIHLLKTFIAIGNLGSPDSAYTQTGVMWQTIIHCVFILSAIGIAWTDHLMAGVAKAHKNGH from the coding sequence ATGTCCGAGACCCGATCGAGCCCGCTCAACCCGCTGCCCTCCCTGATCTTCTCCTCGCGCTGGCTGCAGCTGCCGCTGTACCTGGGCCTGATCGTCGCGCAGGGCGTGTACGTGGTGCTGTTCATCAAGGAACTGTGGCACCTGATCTCACATGCCACGACCTTGAGCGAGCAGCTGATCATGCTCGCGGTGCTCGGTCTGATCGACGTGGTGATGATCTCCAACCTGCTGGTGATGGTGATCGTCGGCGGCTATGAGACCTTCGTTTCGCGCCTGCGCCTGGAGGGCCACCCGGACCAGCCGGAATGGCTGAGCCACGTCAACGCCAGCGTGCTGAAGGTGAAGCTGGCGATGGCGATCATCGGCATCTCCTCGATCCACCTGCTCAAGACCTTCATCGCGATCGGCAACCTCGGCTCGCCCGACAGCGCCTACACGCAGACCGGCGTGATGTGGCAGACCATCATCCATTGCGTCTTCATCCTGTCGGCCATCGGCATCGCCTGGACCGACCACCTGATGGCGGGCGTCGCCAAGGCGCACAAGAACGGCCATTGA
- a CDS encoding 2OG-Fe(II) oxygenase — MARHGFGRGEYRYFDYPLPDTIALLREAVYPHLVATANRWNATMGIDMRYPSTHAAFIARCHESGQRRPTPLLLRYDRDDYNCLHQDLYGEHVFPLQMAILLSQPERDFEGGEFVLTEQRPRMQSRAEVVPLRQGDAVVFAVHHRPVQGTRGAYRVNMRHGVSRIRSGRRHTLGIVFHDAL; from the coding sequence ATGGCACGACACGGGTTCGGTCGCGGCGAGTACCGCTACTTCGACTATCCACTGCCGGATACGATCGCGCTGCTGCGCGAGGCGGTCTATCCGCACCTGGTCGCGACCGCGAATCGCTGGAACGCGACGATGGGCATCGACATGCGCTACCCATCGACGCACGCGGCGTTCATCGCGCGGTGCCACGAGTCCGGACAGCGGCGACCGACACCGCTGCTGCTGCGCTACGACCGCGACGACTACAACTGTCTGCACCAGGACTTGTACGGCGAGCATGTCTTTCCGCTGCAGATGGCGATCCTGCTGTCGCAGCCGGAGCGCGATTTCGAAGGCGGCGAGTTCGTGCTGACCGAGCAGCGGCCGCGCATGCAGTCGCGCGCCGAGGTCGTGCCACTGCGCCAGGGCGATGCGGTGGTGTTCGCCGTGCATCACCGGCCGGTGCAGGGAACGCGCGGTGCGTATCGCGTGAACATGCGGCACGGCGTGAGCCGGATTCGTTCAGGTCGACGTCACACTTTGGGCATCGTCTTTCACGACGCACTGTAG
- a CDS encoding beta-ketoacyl-[acyl-carrier-protein] synthase family protein: protein MAPLAIRASTATSAVGAGRDALAAALRESRSGLRRNDFGRDPLDCWIGRVDGLEDVVLPESLQPWDSRNHRLAWLALGQDGLRTAIDDVVERFGADRVAVVVGTSTSSIGSTEDAYASLEDGAFPDTHARQLVHTPHSIGEFVQLATGLRGPCITVATACSSSAKVFAQAARLIAAGLADAALVGGVDTLCGSVLFGFNSLQLVASEPCRPFDADRTGLSLGEAGGFALIERAQPGDRGLQLRGYGESSDAHHMSSPHPEGLGARLAMRDALARAGIDAADVGYLNLHGTATPANDSIEAAAVASLFPDTLHASSTKGWTGHTLGAAGIVESVIALIALERGELPGTLNSATPDPACGPQIRFAPQRSDIRYAMNNSFGFGGNNCSLVFGLA from the coding sequence ATGGCGCCCCTCGCGATCCGTGCCAGCACCGCCACCAGCGCGGTCGGTGCCGGCCGCGACGCGCTCGCCGCGGCCCTTCGCGAATCCCGCAGCGGCCTGCGCCGCAACGACTTCGGCCGCGATCCGCTCGACTGCTGGATCGGCCGCGTCGACGGCCTCGAAGACGTGGTCCTGCCCGAATCGCTGCAGCCGTGGGATTCGCGCAATCACCGTCTGGCGTGGCTCGCACTGGGCCAGGACGGCCTGCGCACGGCCATCGACGACGTGGTCGAACGCTTCGGCGCGGACCGCGTCGCGGTGGTGGTCGGCACGTCGACGTCCAGTATCGGCAGCACCGAGGACGCCTACGCGAGCCTCGAAGACGGCGCGTTCCCGGATACGCACGCGCGCCAGCTCGTACACACGCCGCATTCGATCGGTGAGTTCGTGCAGTTGGCCACCGGCCTGCGCGGGCCCTGCATCACCGTCGCCACCGCGTGCTCTTCGAGCGCGAAGGTGTTCGCGCAGGCCGCGCGCCTGATCGCGGCGGGCCTCGCCGATGCGGCGCTGGTCGGCGGCGTCGACACGCTGTGCGGCAGCGTGCTGTTCGGCTTCAACTCGCTGCAGCTGGTCGCAAGCGAGCCGTGCCGCCCGTTCGACGCGGACCGAACCGGGCTCTCGCTCGGCGAGGCCGGCGGCTTCGCGCTGATCGAGCGCGCGCAGCCCGGCGATCGCGGCCTGCAGTTGCGCGGCTACGGCGAATCCAGCGATGCGCACCACATGTCCTCGCCGCATCCGGAAGGACTCGGCGCGCGCCTGGCGATGCGCGATGCGCTCGCGCGTGCCGGCATCGACGCGGCGGACGTGGGCTACCTCAACCTGCACGGCACCGCGACGCCGGCCAACGATTCGATCGAAGCCGCGGCGGTGGCTTCACTATTTCCGGACACGCTGCACGCCAGTTCCACCAAGGGTTGGACCGGCCACACGCTGGGCGCGGCGGGCATCGTGGAATCGGTGATCGCGCTGATCGCGCTCGAACGCGGCGAACTGCCCGGCACGCTCAACAGCGCCACGCCCGATCCGGCCTGCGGTCCGCAGATCCGTTTCGCGCCGCAGCGCAGCGACATCCGTTACGCGATGAACAACTCCTTCGGTTTCGGCGGCAACAACTGCTCGCTGGTGTTCGGTCTGGCATGA
- the uvrD gene encoding DNA helicase II, with protein MDVSHLLDALNPAQREAVSAPPGHYLVLAGAGSGKTRVLTHRIAWLNEVHAVPTHGILAVTFTNKAAGEMRARVDAQLRYGARGMWIGTFHGLAHRLLRLHWQEAKLPEGFQVLDSDDQLRLVKRVVQALELDEARFPPRQIAWWINAQKDEGRRPGNIQPAGNDPWADVMLKSYEAYQERCERAGLVDFAELLLRAHELLRDNPALLAHYRHRFREILVDEFQDTNAIQYAFVRVLAGDSGHVFVVGDDDQSIYGWRGAKVENMQRFLKDFPDTRTIRLEQNYRSSANILEAANAVIAHNPDRLGKNLWTDSGNGDPIDLYAAYNEMDEARFVVERLRQWVRDGGSYGEVAVLYRSNAQSRAIEESLLSEQVPYRVYGGQRFFERAEIKDTLAYLRLIASRLDDAAFERAVNTPARGIGERTLDEVRRRARADGVSLWEAGRRVVAENGLAARARNAVAGFLALIDDVDNEVGTMTLPEKIDHVLIRSGLRDHYFNESRGQLDSRVDNLDELVSVASRFTHNDEEDAAAMPELVAFLSYAALEAGEGQVQSGEEGVQLMTLHSAKGLEFPLVFLVGMEEGVFPSGRSTEESGRLEEERRLAYVGITRARQKLILAYAETRRIHGMDMYGVPSRFLREIPATLLHEVRPKVQVSRPYSGGAPRRDMGHAAIEAPPVKLGSTVRHPSFGTGTVTDYEGSGAHARVQVNFDDAGSKWLVLAYANLQPA; from the coding sequence ATGGATGTCTCCCACCTGCTCGACGCGCTGAATCCAGCGCAGCGCGAGGCCGTCAGCGCCCCGCCCGGTCACTACCTCGTCCTCGCCGGCGCCGGCTCCGGCAAGACCCGCGTGCTCACCCATCGCATCGCGTGGCTGAACGAGGTCCACGCCGTGCCGACCCACGGCATCCTCGCCGTGACCTTCACCAACAAGGCCGCGGGCGAGATGCGCGCGCGCGTGGACGCGCAGCTGCGCTACGGCGCGCGCGGCATGTGGATCGGCACCTTCCACGGCCTCGCCCATCGCCTGCTGCGCCTGCACTGGCAGGAAGCGAAGCTGCCCGAAGGCTTCCAGGTGCTCGACTCCGACGACCAGCTGCGACTGGTCAAGCGCGTCGTGCAGGCGCTGGAACTCGACGAAGCGCGTTTCCCGCCGCGCCAGATCGCCTGGTGGATCAACGCACAGAAGGACGAAGGTCGCCGCCCGGGCAACATCCAGCCCGCGGGCAACGACCCGTGGGCGGACGTGATGCTGAAGTCGTACGAGGCCTACCAGGAGCGCTGCGAGCGCGCCGGCCTCGTGGACTTCGCCGAGCTGCTGCTGCGCGCGCACGAACTGCTGCGCGACAACCCGGCGCTGCTGGCGCATTACCGCCATCGCTTCCGCGAGATCCTGGTCGACGAGTTCCAGGACACCAACGCGATCCAGTACGCCTTCGTGCGCGTGCTGGCCGGCGACAGTGGGCACGTGTTCGTGGTCGGCGACGACGACCAGTCGATCTACGGCTGGCGCGGCGCCAAGGTCGAGAACATGCAGCGCTTCCTCAAGGATTTCCCGGACACGCGCACGATCCGCCTGGAACAGAATTACCGCTCCAGCGCCAACATCCTCGAAGCCGCCAACGCTGTCATCGCGCACAACCCGGACCGTCTGGGCAAGAACCTGTGGACCGACAGCGGCAACGGCGATCCGATCGACCTGTACGCCGCGTACAACGAGATGGACGAAGCGCGCTTCGTGGTCGAACGCCTGCGCCAGTGGGTGCGCGACGGTGGCAGCTACGGCGAGGTCGCGGTGCTCTACCGCAGCAATGCGCAGTCGCGCGCGATCGAAGAATCGCTGCTGTCCGAACAGGTGCCGTACCGCGTGTACGGCGGTCAGCGCTTCTTCGAGCGCGCCGAGATCAAGGACACGCTGGCCTACCTGCGCCTGATCGCCTCGCGCCTGGACGACGCGGCGTTCGAGCGCGCGGTCAACACGCCGGCGCGCGGCATCGGTGAGCGCACGCTCGATGAAGTGCGTCGCCGCGCACGTGCCGACGGCGTCTCGCTGTGGGAAGCGGGGCGTCGCGTCGTCGCCGAGAACGGCCTCGCCGCGCGCGCACGCAACGCCGTCGCCGGCTTCCTCGCGTTGATCGACGATGTCGACAACGAAGTGGGGACGATGACGTTGCCGGAGAAGATCGACCACGTGTTGATCCGCTCGGGTCTTCGTGACCACTACTTCAACGAATCCCGCGGCCAGCTCGATTCGCGCGTGGACAACCTCGACGAGCTGGTGTCCGTGGCCTCGCGCTTCACGCACAACGACGAGGAAGACGCCGCGGCGATGCCGGAGCTGGTGGCCTTCCTCAGTTATGCCGCGCTGGAAGCGGGCGAAGGCCAGGTGCAGTCCGGCGAGGAAGGCGTGCAGCTGATGACGCTGCACAGCGCCAAAGGCCTGGAATTCCCGCTGGTGTTCCTGGTCGGCATGGAAGAGGGCGTGTTCCCGAGCGGTCGGTCGACCGAGGAATCCGGGCGGCTCGAAGAAGAACGTCGTCTCGCCTACGTCGGCATCACCCGTGCACGGCAGAAGTTGATCCTCGCGTATGCGGAAACGCGCCGCATCCACGGCATGGACATGTACGGCGTGCCGTCGCGCTTCCTGCGCGAGATTCCGGCGACATTGCTGCACGAGGTGCGGCCGAAGGTGCAGGTATCGCGCCCGTACTCCGGGGGCGCACCGCGACGCGACATGGGCCATGCGGCGATCGAAGCGCCGCCGGTGAAGCTGGGTTCGACCGTGCGCCATCCTTCGTTCGGGACGGGCACCGTCACCGATTACGAAGGCAGCGGCGCGCACGCACGCGTGCAGGTGAACTTCGACGACGCCGGCAGCAAATGGCTGGTGCTGGCTTATGCGAACCTGCAGCCGGCTTGA
- a CDS encoding glutathione S-transferase N-terminal domain-containing protein, producing MIDLHYWPTPNGHKIAIFLEEAGLDYTIHPVDIGAGDQFKPDYLKISPNNKMPAIVDRDPGDGGAPISVFESGAILAYLANKTGRFVPADLRGRTQVSQWLHWQMGGLGPMTGQYGHFHVYAPEDLPYAKDRYQREVLRLLGVLDRQLEGREFIAADVFSIADMAAHPWINPYTKAPFDLTPFANVRRWHAAIAERPAVKRAYALADKYGAKREMTPEMHKILFGTPTTTA from the coding sequence ATGATCGACCTGCATTACTGGCCCACACCCAATGGCCACAAGATCGCGATCTTCCTCGAGGAAGCGGGGCTGGACTACACGATCCATCCGGTCGACATCGGCGCCGGCGACCAGTTCAAGCCGGACTACCTGAAGATTTCCCCCAACAACAAGATGCCCGCCATCGTCGACCGCGATCCGGGCGACGGCGGCGCGCCGATCAGCGTGTTCGAATCGGGCGCGATCCTGGCCTACCTCGCCAACAAGACCGGCCGCTTCGTGCCGGCCGACCTGCGAGGCCGCACCCAGGTCAGTCAGTGGCTGCACTGGCAGATGGGCGGGCTGGGTCCGATGACCGGCCAGTACGGCCACTTCCACGTCTACGCGCCGGAAGACCTGCCCTACGCCAAGGACCGCTACCAGCGCGAAGTGCTGCGCCTGCTCGGCGTGCTCGACCGCCAGCTCGAAGGCCGCGAGTTCATCGCCGCCGACGTGTTCTCGATCGCCGACATGGCCGCGCATCCCTGGATCAATCCCTACACCAAGGCACCGTTCGACCTGACCCCGTTCGCCAACGTGCGCCGCTGGCACGCGGCCATCGCCGAACGTCCGGCGGTCAAGCGCGCCTACGCGCTGGCGGACAAGTACGGCGCCAAGCGCGAAATGACCCCCGAAATGCACAAGATCCTCTTCGGAACGCCAACCACCACCGCATGA
- a CDS encoding S9 family peptidase, with the protein MSIATTSLHAQPPAAAPQKLTLEALAGDAPLSGPSLMKAKIAPDGSRVTFLRGKDSNKNRLDLWAYDIATGQTAKLVDSDDILPGDEVLSDAEKARRERQRIAALSGIVDYQWSPDSRTLLFPLGGELYMYDLSKSGKAAVRKLTNGGGFATDPKISPRGGFVSFVRDRNLWVIDLSGGQQVQLTRDGSDTIGNGVAEFVADEEMDRHTGYWWAPDDSAIAFARIDETPVPVQKRYEVYPDRTEVVEQRYPAAGDRNVLVKLGVIKPAANAATKWIDLGSNPDIYLARVDWRDAQRLTFQRQSRDQHTLELVETQLANGKQRTLVTETSTTWVPLHNDLRFLKDGRILWNSERSGFEHLYLLSEDGGNATALTSGAWPVDGVLAVDEAAGQVYFAAGKDSPLDSQVYRVPLAGGAIERLSKTDGTHSASFAKNASVFVDSWSNPATPPQLELFRNDGTRIAPLLKNELSDPQHPYAKFAAAQQPIEFGTLKAADGATTLHYSVLKPAGFDARKRYPVVVMVYGGPASQTVKRAWAPDFNQYLAQHGYVVFSIDNRGTPRRGAAFGGALYGKQGTVEVADQLKGVEWLKSQSWVDGNRIGVYGWSNGGYMTLMLLAKASNQYACGVAGAPVTDWGLYDTHYTERYMGLPNANVDGYREARVLEHIDGLTSKLLLIHGMADDNVLFTNSTALMSALQKRGQPFELMTYPGAKHGLKGADNLHRLRLTEDFFARCLKP; encoded by the coding sequence ATGTCGATCGCCACCACGTCCCTCCACGCCCAGCCGCCCGCCGCCGCACCGCAGAAGCTGACGCTCGAAGCGCTGGCCGGCGACGCGCCGCTGTCCGGCCCGAGCCTGATGAAGGCGAAGATCGCGCCCGACGGCAGCCGCGTGACCTTCCTGCGCGGCAAGGACAGCAACAAGAACCGCCTGGACCTGTGGGCCTACGACATCGCGACCGGGCAGACCGCGAAGCTGGTGGATTCGGACGACATCCTGCCGGGCGACGAAGTGCTCAGCGACGCCGAGAAGGCGCGCCGCGAACGCCAGCGCATCGCCGCGCTGAGCGGCATCGTCGATTACCAGTGGTCGCCGGACAGCCGGACGCTGCTGTTCCCGCTGGGCGGCGAGCTGTACATGTACGACCTGTCCAAGTCCGGCAAGGCCGCGGTGCGCAAGCTCACCAACGGCGGCGGCTTCGCGACCGACCCGAAGATCTCGCCGCGCGGCGGCTTCGTCAGCTTCGTGCGCGACCGCAACCTGTGGGTGATCGACCTGTCGGGCGGCCAGCAGGTCCAGCTGACCCGCGACGGCAGCGACACCATCGGCAACGGCGTGGCCGAATTCGTCGCCGACGAGGAAATGGACCGCCACACCGGTTACTGGTGGGCGCCGGACGATTCGGCCATCGCCTTCGCACGCATCGACGAAACCCCGGTGCCGGTGCAGAAGCGCTACGAGGTCTATCCGGACCGCACCGAAGTCGTCGAACAGCGTTACCCCGCCGCGGGCGACCGCAACGTGCTGGTCAAGCTGGGCGTGATCAAGCCCGCCGCGAACGCCGCGACGAAGTGGATCGACCTGGGCAGCAACCCGGACATCTACCTCGCGCGCGTGGACTGGCGTGATGCGCAGCGCCTGACGTTCCAGCGCCAGTCGCGCGACCAGCACACGCTCGAACTGGTCGAGACGCAGCTCGCCAACGGCAAGCAGCGCACGCTCGTCACCGAAACCAGCACCACGTGGGTGCCGCTGCACAACGACCTGCGCTTCCTCAAGGACGGTCGCATCCTGTGGAACAGCGAGCGTAGCGGTTTCGAGCACCTCTACCTGCTGTCGGAAGACGGTGGCAACGCGACCGCGCTGACCTCCGGCGCATGGCCGGTGGACGGCGTGCTCGCGGTGGATGAAGCCGCGGGCCAGGTGTACTTCGCCGCCGGCAAGGATTCGCCGCTGGATTCGCAGGTGTATCGCGTGCCGCTGGCCGGTGGCGCGATCGAACGCCTGTCGAAGACCGACGGCACGCACAGCGCCAGCTTCGCCAAGAACGCCAGCGTGTTCGTCGACAGCTGGTCCAACCCGGCCACGCCGCCGCAGCTGGAGCTGTTCCGCAACGACGGCACCCGGATCGCCCCGCTGCTGAAGAACGAGCTGTCCGATCCGCAGCATCCGTACGCGAAGTTCGCCGCCGCGCAGCAGCCGATCGAGTTCGGCACGCTCAAGGCCGCCGACGGTGCGACGACGCTGCACTACAGCGTGCTCAAGCCGGCCGGTTTCGATGCACGCAAACGCTACCCGGTGGTGGTGATGGTCTATGGCGGCCCGGCCTCGCAGACGGTCAAGCGCGCGTGGGCACCGGACTTCAACCAATACCTCGCGCAGCACGGTTACGTCGTGTTCTCGATCGACAACCGCGGCACGCCGCGTCGCGGCGCGGCATTCGGCGGCGCGCTGTACGGCAAGCAGGGCACGGTCGAAGTGGCCGACCAGCTCAAGGGCGTGGAATGGCTGAAGTCGCAGTCGTGGGTCGATGGAAACCGCATCGGCGTGTACGGCTGGTCCAACGGCGGCTACATGACGCTGATGCTGCTGGCCAAGGCCTCGAACCAGTACGCCTGCGGCGTCGCCGGCGCACCGGTCACCGACTGGGGCCTGTACGACACGCACTACACCGAGCGCTATATGGGCCTGCCGAACGCGAATGTCGACGGTTACCGCGAAGCGCGCGTGCTCGAGCACATCGACGGCCTGACGTCGAAGCTGCTGCTGATCCACGGCATGGCCGACGACAACGTGCTGTTCACCAACTCCACCGCGCTGATGAGCGCGTTGCAGAAGCGCGGCCAGCCGTTCGAGCTGATGACCTACCCGGGCGCGAAGCACGGCCTCAAGGGCGCGGACAACCTGCACCGCCTGCGCCTGACCGAGGACTTCTTCGCCCGCTGCCTGAAGCCCTGA